The Aquidulcibacter paucihalophilus genome has a window encoding:
- a CDS encoding ATP-dependent helicase, translating into MDAVEIARQRAAELHSQAVLAGEDPWRPYLFAVAEAKRRGFDVEAAGPAMLDGSQAKINFQEELILHEQGGTDFEKAFLVAHEIGHLELGDGFDPINGAQSPTSSEPWDPARSAEPSPTGFDLVVDYGQRQRREVQMDLFARELLLPRHVVRALHLEDGLTASEIAGKLGAPFAVVAQQLLDALLLPAVVTAAAEGKPDKKLNALQREAADHRGCAYLLEAGPGTGKTQTLVARVEGLLDEGADPRRILVLTFSNKAAAEMADRIADKRKADAAAMWIGTFHAFGLDVIRRFHAELGLPKDPKMMDRTEAVELIENEFPRLGLLHYRNIFDPTQVIANMLSAISRAKDEVIDQAEYAELAAKMEGEAGVRAVEVGRVYAVYERLKRARDRIDFGDLISLPVRLLETNPPIREHFQSQYDHVLVDEYQDVNRSSIRLLTALKPSGINFWAVGDAKQSIYRFRGASSFNMSRFGKEDFAGGKCGRLKRNYRSTDNIVQAFSAFAVEMTTGDAEAGLEADRPAGEPVELRKMLSAEQQSAAVAEAIEQMRATGWTYRDQAVVCTGNEKLARLGSDLERLGIPVLFLGSLFERPEVKDLLSLLSILVDRRAMGIYRIGCWPDFRMALADVAALTDHLRGAEGQPASWMGAADRIPGLSADGQTSIRALATALNGFTESADPWTMLAVLLLDRTRIAARVSASADPIDRTRGIAVWQFLNFVRAQPAGKGLPITRLLDRVRRLLRLGDDRDLRQLPAAAQGLDAVRLMTIHGSKGLEFPVVHVPGINADTIPRRVPDPPCPAPDGMIAGVAGTFTDAFHRGQADEQECLFFVALSRARDRLFFYAPTQKSNGHARQLSPFLSRLGNGLISKEVAPVLPIPPAEGAESLTIRFETSLRFSASQIALYERCPRRFLYTHILQVGGRRTMTAYMQLHEAVRSVVQSLAAAAEPLPSNEMATMIEAAITMHDLHEHGYRDDFMQLAETLVGYFAASRSGLEPEPATPICVQVVGGEVFALPDDVLVGPDGQRIVRSIRTGHRRSKAGKDVGSAAFLLAARSAFPGAQVHLVHLADGSAEPVPLTDKEVANRKTKLEGFLEHVRQGRFPMERSEFTCPNCPAFFICGPVPDGEMTKKFA; encoded by the coding sequence ATGGACGCGGTCGAAATCGCTCGTCAGCGAGCTGCGGAACTCCACAGCCAGGCCGTACTCGCGGGTGAGGACCCTTGGCGTCCGTATCTTTTCGCTGTCGCCGAAGCGAAGCGAAGAGGCTTTGATGTGGAAGCCGCTGGCCCGGCTATGCTGGACGGGAGCCAGGCCAAGATCAACTTCCAAGAGGAACTGATCCTGCACGAGCAGGGTGGGACCGACTTCGAGAAGGCCTTTCTGGTCGCCCATGAGATCGGACACCTTGAACTTGGCGATGGCTTTGACCCTATCAACGGCGCTCAGTCCCCGACGTCCAGCGAGCCTTGGGATCCCGCCCGATCAGCCGAGCCTTCTCCCACCGGTTTTGATCTGGTCGTCGACTACGGCCAACGACAGAGACGAGAGGTTCAGATGGACCTCTTCGCGCGCGAGCTCCTTCTTCCGCGCCACGTCGTTCGTGCGCTTCACCTCGAAGATGGCCTGACGGCGTCAGAGATTGCAGGGAAGTTGGGCGCGCCTTTTGCCGTAGTCGCGCAGCAGCTTCTGGATGCCCTGCTGTTGCCTGCGGTCGTCACCGCAGCAGCCGAGGGCAAACCCGACAAGAAGCTCAACGCCCTTCAGCGCGAGGCCGCAGATCATCGCGGATGCGCCTACCTGTTGGAAGCGGGTCCCGGCACAGGCAAGACTCAAACGCTCGTCGCGAGAGTGGAGGGCCTGCTGGATGAAGGCGCCGATCCACGGCGCATTCTCGTGCTGACGTTTTCCAACAAGGCCGCGGCTGAAATGGCCGATCGGATCGCGGACAAGCGAAAGGCTGACGCTGCCGCGATGTGGATCGGCACTTTCCACGCGTTCGGTCTTGATGTGATCCGTCGGTTCCATGCGGAACTGGGGCTTCCGAAGGATCCCAAGATGATGGATCGGACGGAAGCTGTGGAGCTGATCGAGAACGAGTTTCCGCGGCTGGGTCTGCTCCACTATCGAAACATCTTCGATCCGACTCAGGTGATTGCGAACATGCTGAGCGCGATTTCCCGCGCAAAGGACGAAGTGATCGACCAGGCCGAGTACGCTGAGCTGGCGGCCAAGATGGAAGGTGAAGCTGGCGTAAGGGCTGTCGAAGTCGGGCGCGTCTATGCCGTCTACGAACGGTTGAAGCGCGCTAGGGACCGGATCGATTTCGGCGATCTAATTTCACTGCCCGTCCGGCTTCTGGAAACCAACCCCCCGATCAGGGAGCATTTCCAGAGCCAGTACGACCATGTCCTGGTCGACGAGTATCAGGACGTGAACCGCAGCAGCATCCGACTGCTCACGGCGCTCAAACCCAGTGGGATCAACTTCTGGGCCGTGGGCGACGCCAAGCAGTCGATCTACCGCTTTCGGGGCGCGTCGTCGTTCAACATGTCACGTTTCGGCAAGGAGGATTTCGCTGGTGGCAAATGCGGTCGCCTGAAACGGAACTATCGATCAACTGACAATATCGTCCAGGCGTTCTCCGCCTTTGCCGTCGAAATGACCACGGGCGATGCAGAAGCGGGTTTGGAGGCCGACCGTCCCGCCGGTGAGCCGGTAGAACTGCGCAAGATGCTCAGCGCCGAACAGCAATCGGCGGCGGTCGCCGAGGCGATCGAACAAATGCGGGCGACCGGGTGGACGTATCGGGATCAGGCTGTGGTCTGCACCGGGAACGAGAAACTGGCTCGCCTCGGCAGCGATCTGGAGAGGCTGGGCATCCCCGTGCTGTTTCTGGGCAGTCTTTTCGAGCGTCCGGAAGTGAAGGATCTGCTCTCGCTGCTGTCGATCCTCGTGGATCGCAGGGCCATGGGCATATACCGCATCGGCTGTTGGCCGGATTTCCGCATGGCGCTCGCAGACGTCGCCGCCCTGACGGACCATCTCCGCGGCGCGGAGGGTCAGCCTGCAAGCTGGATGGGGGCTGCGGACCGTATCCCGGGGCTTTCCGCGGATGGTCAGACCTCAATCCGCGCACTCGCGACGGCGTTGAACGGCTTCACCGAGAGCGCGGATCCGTGGACCATGCTCGCAGTGCTGCTGCTGGACCGGACGCGCATAGCAGCCCGCGTCAGCGCCTCGGCCGATCCTATCGATCGCACAAGAGGCATTGCGGTGTGGCAGTTCCTGAACTTCGTGAGAGCGCAGCCGGCAGGCAAGGGACTGCCGATCACCCGCCTTCTGGATCGCGTGCGGAGGTTGCTCCGGCTCGGCGACGACCGTGACCTTCGCCAACTGCCGGCGGCCGCGCAGGGGCTCGACGCGGTCCGGCTCATGACCATCCACGGCTCCAAAGGCCTGGAGTTCCCCGTCGTGCATGTCCCGGGCATCAACGCTGATACAATCCCTCGTCGGGTGCCGGACCCGCCCTGTCCGGCCCCTGACGGGATGATCGCGGGTGTGGCGGGGACATTCACGGACGCTTTTCATCGGGGGCAGGCGGATGAGCAGGAGTGTCTGTTCTTCGTCGCGTTGTCCCGCGCGCGCGATCGCCTCTTCTTCTATGCGCCAACCCAGAAATCCAATGGCCACGCTCGACAACTCTCTCCCTTCCTGAGCCGGCTGGGCAACGGCCTGATTTCGAAGGAGGTCGCGCCTGTCCTGCCGATCCCGCCAGCGGAAGGGGCCGAGAGCCTGACGATCAGGTTCGAGACGTCGCTAAGGTTCAGCGCCTCCCAAATCGCCCTGTACGAGCGGTGTCCGCGGCGGTTCCTGTACACCCACATTCTCCAGGTCGGCGGACGCAGGACGATGACCGCCTACATGCAGCTGCATGAGGCGGTGCGCAGCGTTGTGCAGAGCCTCGCGGCGGCGGCCGAGCCCTTGCCATCGAACGAGATGGCGACAATGATCGAAGCGGCGATCACGATGCATGATCTTCATGAGCACGGCTATCGCGACGACTTCATGCAACTGGCCGAGACACTGGTCGGCTATTTCGCGGCCAGCCGTTCGGGACTCGAGCCAGAGCCCGCAACGCCGATCTGTGTGCAGGTGGTTGGAGGCGAGGTCTTCGCTCTGCCGGATGACGTGCTGGTCGGACCGGACGGACAGAGGATCGTTCGCAGCATCAGGACCGGCCATCGACGGTCCAAGGCCGGGAAAGACGTAGGCTCAGCCGCCTTCCTGCTGGCCGCCCGGTCAGCGTTCCCTGGCGCACAGGTCCATCTCGTGCACCTGGCCGACGGCAGCGCGGAGCCTGTGCCCC
- a CDS encoding DNA-binding response regulator: MIEPLRKTTLDGQPYARPTLIQSRLGDLLKQPREKILEVARIRDRNTPGYVPSECLVYLLRAARRDNQEQWFNVLYGELLERILRRLPKADSSDGITRSLKNEAIRDGVLGRMGELIAADRSDYSLALDYFEIRFDSALANLKKDAQNRAWRQENRNETLEFDDRTGELPHDVERAAGSFDPLDTDRLDDTAYRSRLYEAIDALPKEQSRIIHMLLEGFPIDSKEPGVVTISSTLDRVEKTIRTYRDKAYATLRELLGDGADK; this comes from the coding sequence TTGATCGAACCATTGCGTAAGACGACGCTGGACGGGCAGCCCTATGCTCGCCCGACTCTGATACAGAGCCGACTGGGCGACCTTCTCAAGCAGCCGCGCGAAAAGATACTCGAAGTCGCCAGGATCCGTGACCGAAATACGCCCGGCTACGTCCCTAGCGAATGTCTGGTCTATCTCCTCCGGGCCGCACGGAGGGACAATCAGGAACAGTGGTTCAACGTTTTGTATGGCGAGCTGCTCGAACGTATTCTTCGGCGATTGCCGAAGGCCGATAGTTCGGATGGCATCACCCGCTCGCTCAAGAACGAAGCGATCCGGGACGGCGTTCTTGGCAGGATGGGTGAGCTAATCGCCGCGGACAGGTCCGACTACTCCTTGGCGCTGGATTATTTCGAGATCCGCTTCGACAGCGCGCTCGCCAACCTGAAGAAGGACGCCCAGAACAGGGCTTGGCGCCAAGAAAACCGCAATGAAACCTTGGAGTTCGACGATCGTACGGGCGAACTTCCCCACGATGTCGAGCGCGCGGCTGGATCGTTCGATCCGCTGGATACCGACCGTTTGGATGACACGGCTTACCGGTCCCGGCTCTACGAAGCGATTGATGCTTTACCAAAGGAACAAAGCAGGATCATTCACATGTTGCTCGAGGGCTTCCCGATCGACTCCAAAGAACCCGGTGTCGTCACGATTTCCAGTACGCTTGATCGGGTAGAGAAAACGATCAGAACGTATAGAGACAAAGCCTACGCGACGCTGCGGGAATTGTTGGGCGACGGAGCGGATAAATGA
- a CDS encoding SHOCT domain-containing protein, with product MTDRLDRLERLGRLRDQGLLTDEEFTREKALLLAGKEANSAPTADAATPASSEPAGGHTGQPDRTASDAAATPFVETPENAVANDLTSTLRPINGVPDASQQVGRVWATAALLIAGEFVSEVGRVNQSLAGRSWTSTVSMGDELLTSALSLSVSTVVVGLLSLWIARRASRVGVVILAVMTVSAVVWPFMSPEPMKLAAKLGSGGLAALALWYLIGVARGAFWLAGRRPVAGNPAPAEAPSWKDAWARGRATSAPTRKIIGWIALGWLGLFLIGGIWFWWSTRDNELAARPMVTPAANAPMPAAPNVATAAPGGELIPLQSPQAIVGVWVDEGGGCASDAAFELEEGGRLLAFGVQGSWLLSAGSLTMTTQEVDMDTEQPVGPAYEYTGVVQLVGPNEFHLTGNGPMRRYRRCNADGTEPW from the coding sequence ATGACGGACCGCCTGGACAGGCTGGAGCGTCTGGGTCGCCTGCGCGACCAAGGCCTGCTCACCGACGAGGAGTTCACACGCGAGAAGGCCTTACTGCTCGCCGGCAAGGAAGCGAACTCCGCCCCGACCGCTGACGCGGCGACGCCTGCATCTTCCGAGCCTGCTGGCGGTCACACCGGCCAGCCCGACCGGACTGCGTCTGATGCCGCCGCCACACCCTTCGTCGAAACGCCCGAGAACGCCGTCGCCAACGACCTGACGTCGACCCTTCGTCCCATCAATGGCGTGCCCGACGCATCGCAGCAGGTTGGGCGCGTGTGGGCGACAGCCGCGCTCTTGATCGCGGGGGAGTTCGTCTCGGAGGTCGGTCGCGTCAACCAAAGCTTGGCGGGCCGCTCCTGGACCTCCACCGTGTCGATGGGCGACGAGCTGCTGACGAGCGCCCTCAGCCTGAGCGTGAGCACCGTCGTGGTGGGTTTGCTCAGCCTCTGGATCGCACGCCGGGCCAGCCGTGTCGGCGTGGTCATCCTCGCAGTGATGACAGTCAGCGCCGTCGTCTGGCCCTTCATGTCGCCGGAGCCAATGAAGCTAGCGGCGAAGCTCGGCAGCGGCGGTTTGGCGGCCCTCGCGCTTTGGTATCTGATCGGAGTAGCCCGGGGTGCCTTCTGGCTGGCGGGCCGGCGACCTGTCGCTGGCAACCCTGCCCCGGCAGAGGCCCCCAGCTGGAAGGACGCCTGGGCGCGCGGTCGGGCGACGTCTGCGCCGACCCGCAAGATCATCGGCTGGATCGCCTTGGGCTGGCTCGGGCTCTTCCTGATCGGCGGCATCTGGTTCTGGTGGAGTACGCGGGACAACGAACTCGCGGCTAGGCCAATGGTCACCCCTGCTGCCAATGCGCCTATGCCCGCCGCACCGAATGTTGCCACTGCAGCGCCGGGCGGTGAGTTGATCCCCTTGCAGTCGCCGCAAGCCATAGTTGGTGTTTGGGTCGATGAAGGCGGTGGCTGCGCGAGCGACGCGGCGTTCGAGTTGGAGGAGGGCGGACGCCTGCTAGCCTTCGGGGTGCAGGGCAGTTGGTTGCTGTCCGCTGGGAGCCTGACCATGACGACCCAGGAAGTCGACATGGACACCGAGCAGCCCGTGGGTCCGGCTTATGAATACACCGGCGTGGTGCAGCTGGTGGGTCCCAACGAGTTTCATCTAACTGGAAACGGGCCAATGAGACGCTACAGGCGGTGCAACGCCGATGGCACCGAGCCTTGGTGA
- a CDS encoding helix-turn-helix transcriptional regulator translates to MDIRVLVGRNVRRARIEKGLTQEELAERAGTSQFYVSSLEAGRRNPTVVTVFELAQALGVDHLDLLRPNGESAVMDA, encoded by the coding sequence ATGGATATTCGCGTTTTGGTGGGTCGAAACGTCCGCCGCGCGCGGATCGAGAAGGGCCTGACTCAGGAAGAGCTGGCCGAGCGCGCGGGCACGAGCCAGTTCTATGTTTCATCGCTCGAGGCCGGCCGTCGAAACCCAACGGTGGTGACGGTCTTCGAGTTGGCCCAGGCTCTCGGCGTCGATCACCTGGACCTGCTGCGGCCCAATGGCGAGTCAGCCGTCATGGACGCCTGA